The DNA window TCTAGCTCTTTTTTTTCCTCAAGTGATATGTTACCTTTTATTGAAGTTTTTTGAGATTCTCCAGAATGTATCATTCGAGCTTCTTCTGCAAAGTTGTTTCCAACATTTTCTGCTTTATTTATAATTTGACGTAGATTTTCTATAGTTTTAGCTTGCTGTTCTAATGATTTATCACGGATATCATTATTGGATTGTGTTTTTTCTAAAGCAATTGATCCTTTTTTTCCTATATATGGTGTTGATAGTAGTTTTGATATTGTCGATGAAGAACAAATAGGACATGTTATAAGATTTTTGGATATTTGTTCTTCGTATTCATTATGAGAACGAAACCACCCTTCAAACATATGGTCATTATTGCAATGCAAATTAAAAACTTTTATAGTCATTATATGATACTGTTAATTAGTATAGACATAAATGAATTTATGTCTATAAAGTTAATTTACTATTTTTCTATATTCATCTGTTCTAGTGTCAATTTCTATTTTATCACCTATTTTACAGAATAAAGGAACGCTTATTTCAAATCCGGTATTAAGTTTTGCTGGTTTCATAACTTTTCCAGAAGTATCTCCTCTAACTGCAGGTTCTGTATAGACTATTTCTCTTACTACTATTGTAGGTAAATCGACTGATATTGCTTTATTATTGTAAAAAACTACCTCTACCTGCAAATCATCTTGAATGTATTTAAGTACATTTTCCATACACTCTTTTTCTATTTCATATTGGTTAAATTCATTATCCATAAATACATACATAGGGTCACTATAGTACGAATATACACATTCTTTTTTTTCAAGTTGTACTATTTCGAATTTTTCATCGGCTTTATATACTGATTCACTAATGGATCCAACAAGTAAATTTTTGAATTTCATTTTAACAACAGCAGAATTTCTGCCTGATTTGTTATATTCAGTACGTTGTACTACAAGAGGCTCTCCTCCGATCATTACAACATTTCCAGTTCTTAGTTCCTGGGCAGTCTTCATTAAAAAACTCCGATATTATAAATTTATTAATTAAATATTTTCCTTGTTTGAAAAATATAACATTCTATATTTTGTTTGACTAATCTTGAAAAGATTAAATCTTCTTAAAAAGGTTATAAGATTTTAACTTTTTTAAAATGTTTTGTGCAGAATTTTAATAGTCTATAGGATAATGAGCTTTGTTGACTTTGATTATCTGACCAATTTTTAGCATGTTCTTGCCATTTTATCCAGTTTTGGTCTGAAAACGATTCTTGGACGCTTTTAATTAGAGGATTTGAATTATTTTGATTCCAAGAGTATATTAATTGTTTAACAGAAGATGGTGGATTATAAATATCTATCCAGCAATCTAATTTGTTAATATGAATATTATCTTTTTGTTTATATATATTCCAAACCAAAGGGCGACCAGACCATATAGCTCTTATGAAAGAATCTTCTCCTCTAACAAAATTTATATCCATACTCCAAAGTAGTTTATCAAAATCATTTTGGTTAACAAAAGGTATTTTAATAATCTTTATCATTTCATTATTATAGTATTTTGCAAATTCAAGTATAGGATTTCCTAGATTTGCAAGAATAACTATTTCTTTATATAGTTTTTTGAATCCTTTTATTATATCTGTAATTGGTGTTGTATTATAGCAGAATAGATAGCAAAAAATTTTGTTAGATCTTTCTTCTAATAAGCTATTATCTAGCCCCAATGTTTTTAAAAAAGATATTTGAGATGATAAAGATTGTTGAAAAACGTTTCTTGTTTTTATTAGATTAGGTTCTAAAATTAGTCCTCCAGTTTTATTATTAAAGCCAGGGAAGAAGAAAAATTTATCACTGTTGTTTGATGTTTTAGAGGGAAGCAAATGATAATCCTCTATCCAAGATTCAGCTGTTAGATATTCTATAGTTAGCCAACAAGATTTGTTCTTTATAATTTTTTGCATATATGCATCTGG is part of the Candidatus Kinetoplastibacterium crithidii genome and encodes:
- a CDS encoding DUF1178 family protein, whose protein sequence is MTIKVFNLHCNNDHMFEGWFRSHNEYEEQISKNLITCPICSSSTISKLLSTPYIGKKGSIALEKTQSNNDIRDKSLEQQAKTIENLRQIINKAENVGNNFAEEARMIHSGESQKTSIKGNISLEEKKELEEEGINIIPIPSFLDDDLLQ
- the efp gene encoding elongation factor P, translated to MKTAQELRTGNVVMIGGEPLVVQRTEYNKSGRNSAVVKMKFKNLLVGSISESVYKADEKFEIVQLEKKECVYSYYSDPMYVFMDNEFNQYEIEKECMENVLKYIQDDLQVEVVFYNNKAISVDLPTIVVREIVYTEPAVRGDTSGKVMKPAKLNTGFEISVPLFCKIGDKIEIDTRTDEYRKIVN
- the earP gene encoding elongation factor P maturation arginine rhamnosyltransferase EarP is translated as MKIDIFCKVIDNYGDIGFSWRLANDLANNYNCVVRLIVDNLTTFSSIRSEINPSSKYQVIDNITILDWNSDHVLKIKPAELIIETFSCNIPDAYMQKIIKNKSCWLTIEYLTAESWIEDYHLLPSKTSNNSDKFFFFPGFNNKTGGLILEPNLIKTRNVFQQSLSSQISFLKTLGLDNSLLEERSNKIFCYLFCYNTTPITDIIKGFKKLYKEIVILANLGNPILEFAKYYNNEMIKIIKIPFVNQNDFDKLLWSMDINFVRGEDSFIRAIWSGRPLVWNIYKQKDNIHINKLDCWIDIYNPPSSVKQLIYSWNQNNSNPLIKSVQESFSDQNWIKWQEHAKNWSDNQSQQSSLSYRLLKFCTKHFKKVKIL